One genomic region from Rosa rugosa chromosome 1, drRosRugo1.1, whole genome shotgun sequence encodes:
- the LOC133726700 gene encoding trihelix transcription factor GT-1-like isoform X3: protein MYLSEKPHPIDFYKSVDAASSSSPDRDMIMEVVSAAANAAAPGGNTSSGGEDHEARAPKKRAEHWIQEETRCLISFRREVDGLFNTSKSNKHLWEQISAKMRDKGFDRSPTMCTDKWRNLLKEFKKARQQVKVGSRSAKMLYYEDLQELIRDRTSNNGANNAGSNGAAGYKRPNSPPKLESFIRFSDKSLEDAGIPFGPMEAADRTAVDLERQLDHDGDPLAITAAEAVAANEVPPWNWREGPENGGETHSSFCGRIITVKLGEYNTRRIGIDGTADAIKEAIKSAFRIRTKRAFWLEDEYQVVRSLDRDMPLGNYTLHLDEGITIKLCLCDESDRIVRTEEITFYTEDDFRDFLSRRGLIGLRDLRELGGYRRIDTLDDLQSGAMYQG, encoded by the exons ATGTACCTCTCCGAAAAGCCCCACCCAATTGATTTCTACAAGTCGGTCgacgccgcctcctcctcctcccccgaCCGCGACATGATCATGGAGGTCGTCTCCGCCGCCGCCAACGCCGCCGCGCCAGGTGGCAACACCAGCAGCGGCGGCGAGGACCACGAGGCCCGCGCCCCGAAGAAGCGGGCGGAGCATTGGATCCAGGAAGAGACCCGGTGCCTCATCAGCTTCCGCCGCGAGGTCGACGGCCTGTTCAACACCTCCAAGTCCAACAAGCACCTCTGGGAGCAAATCTCCGCCAAGATGAGGGATAAAGGGTTCGATCGGAGCCCCACCATGTGTACGGACAAGTGGAGGAACTTGCTTAAGGAGTTCAAGAAGGCCAGGCAGCAGGTCAAGGTGGGCAGCAGGTCTGCCAAGATGTTGTATTACGAGGACTTGCAGGAGTTGATTAGGGATAGGACTAGTAACAATGGTGCTAATAATGCCGGTAGTAATGGTGCTGCTGGTTATAAGAGGCCGAATTCTCCTCCGAAGCTCGAATCTTTCATTCGTTTCTCTGATAAGA GTCTCGAGGATGCAGGTATTCCGTTTGGACCCATGGAAG cAGCTGACCGAACAGCAGTGGACTTGGAAAGGCAGTTGGATCATGATGGTGACCCTCTGGCTATTACTGCGGCTGAGGCAGTGGCAGCCAACGAGGTTCCTCCGTGGAATTGGAGGGAGGGCCCTGAGAATG GAGGGGAGACACACTCATCTTTTTGTGGAAGGATTATAACTGTCAAGTTGGGGGAATACAACACCAGAAGGATTGGTATTGATGGAACAGCTGATGCGATTAAGGAGGCAATCAAGTCTGCATTCAGAATAAGAACTAAGCGAGCATTTTGGTTGGAGGACGAGTATCAGGTTGTTCGGAGTCTTGATAGGGATATGCCTTTGGGCAATTATACTCTCCACCTTGATGAAG GAATAACCATTAAACTTTGCCTCTGCGATGAATCTGACCGTATAGTTCGCACTGAAGAAATAACATTCTACACTGAGGATGACTTTCGTGATTTCCTTTCACGTCGCGGCTTGATCGGTTTAAGAGATTTAAGAGAATTAGGTGGCTACAGACGCATTGATACTTTAGATGATCTTCAATCTGGTGCAATGTATCAGGGG TGA
- the LOC133726700 gene encoding trihelix transcription factor GT-1-like isoform X1, with product MYLSEKPHPIDFYKSVDAASSSSPDRDMIMEVVSAAANAAAPGGNTSSGGEDHEARAPKKRAEHWIQEETRCLISFRREVDGLFNTSKSNKHLWEQISAKMRDKGFDRSPTMCTDKWRNLLKEFKKARQQVKVGSRSAKMLYYEDLQELIRDRTSNNGANNAGSNGAAGYKRPNSPPKLESFIRFSDKSLEDAGIPFGPMEAADRTAVDLERQLDHDGDPLAITAAEAVAANEVPPWNWREGPENGGETHSSFCGRIITVKLGEYNTRRIGIDGTADAIKEAIKSAFRIRTKRAFWLEDEYQVVRSLDRDMPLGNYTLHLDEGITIKLCLCDESDRIVRTEEITFYTEDDFRDFLSRRGLIGLRDLRELGGYRRIDTLDDLQSGAMYQGVRLLGD from the exons ATGTACCTCTCCGAAAAGCCCCACCCAATTGATTTCTACAAGTCGGTCgacgccgcctcctcctcctcccccgaCCGCGACATGATCATGGAGGTCGTCTCCGCCGCCGCCAACGCCGCCGCGCCAGGTGGCAACACCAGCAGCGGCGGCGAGGACCACGAGGCCCGCGCCCCGAAGAAGCGGGCGGAGCATTGGATCCAGGAAGAGACCCGGTGCCTCATCAGCTTCCGCCGCGAGGTCGACGGCCTGTTCAACACCTCCAAGTCCAACAAGCACCTCTGGGAGCAAATCTCCGCCAAGATGAGGGATAAAGGGTTCGATCGGAGCCCCACCATGTGTACGGACAAGTGGAGGAACTTGCTTAAGGAGTTCAAGAAGGCCAGGCAGCAGGTCAAGGTGGGCAGCAGGTCTGCCAAGATGTTGTATTACGAGGACTTGCAGGAGTTGATTAGGGATAGGACTAGTAACAATGGTGCTAATAATGCCGGTAGTAATGGTGCTGCTGGTTATAAGAGGCCGAATTCTCCTCCGAAGCTCGAATCTTTCATTCGTTTCTCTGATAAGA GTCTCGAGGATGCAGGTATTCCGTTTGGACCCATGGAAG cAGCTGACCGAACAGCAGTGGACTTGGAAAGGCAGTTGGATCATGATGGTGACCCTCTGGCTATTACTGCGGCTGAGGCAGTGGCAGCCAACGAGGTTCCTCCGTGGAATTGGAGGGAGGGCCCTGAGAATG GAGGGGAGACACACTCATCTTTTTGTGGAAGGATTATAACTGTCAAGTTGGGGGAATACAACACCAGAAGGATTGGTATTGATGGAACAGCTGATGCGATTAAGGAGGCAATCAAGTCTGCATTCAGAATAAGAACTAAGCGAGCATTTTGGTTGGAGGACGAGTATCAGGTTGTTCGGAGTCTTGATAGGGATATGCCTTTGGGCAATTATACTCTCCACCTTGATGAAG GAATAACCATTAAACTTTGCCTCTGCGATGAATCTGACCGTATAGTTCGCACTGAAGAAATAACATTCTACACTGAGGATGACTTTCGTGATTTCCTTTCACGTCGCGGCTTGATCGGTTTAAGAGATTTAAGAGAATTAGGTGGCTACAGACGCATTGATACTTTAGATGATCTTCAATCTGGTGCAATGTATCAGGGGGTGAGGCTTCTGGGGGACTAG
- the LOC133726700 gene encoding trihelix transcription factor GT-1-like isoform X2 — MYLSEKPHPIDFYKSVDAASSSSPDRDMIMEVVSAAANAAAPGGNTSSGGEDHEARAPKKRAEHWIQEETRCLISFRREVDGLFNTSKSNKHLWEQISAKMRDKGFDRSPTMCTDKWRNLLKEFKKARQQVKVGSRSAKMLYYEDLQELIRDRTSNNGANNAGSNGAAGYKRPNSPPKLESFIRFSDKSLEDAGIPFGPMEADRTAVDLERQLDHDGDPLAITAAEAVAANEVPPWNWREGPENGGETHSSFCGRIITVKLGEYNTRRIGIDGTADAIKEAIKSAFRIRTKRAFWLEDEYQVVRSLDRDMPLGNYTLHLDEGITIKLCLCDESDRIVRTEEITFYTEDDFRDFLSRRGLIGLRDLRELGGYRRIDTLDDLQSGAMYQGVRLLGD; from the exons ATGTACCTCTCCGAAAAGCCCCACCCAATTGATTTCTACAAGTCGGTCgacgccgcctcctcctcctcccccgaCCGCGACATGATCATGGAGGTCGTCTCCGCCGCCGCCAACGCCGCCGCGCCAGGTGGCAACACCAGCAGCGGCGGCGAGGACCACGAGGCCCGCGCCCCGAAGAAGCGGGCGGAGCATTGGATCCAGGAAGAGACCCGGTGCCTCATCAGCTTCCGCCGCGAGGTCGACGGCCTGTTCAACACCTCCAAGTCCAACAAGCACCTCTGGGAGCAAATCTCCGCCAAGATGAGGGATAAAGGGTTCGATCGGAGCCCCACCATGTGTACGGACAAGTGGAGGAACTTGCTTAAGGAGTTCAAGAAGGCCAGGCAGCAGGTCAAGGTGGGCAGCAGGTCTGCCAAGATGTTGTATTACGAGGACTTGCAGGAGTTGATTAGGGATAGGACTAGTAACAATGGTGCTAATAATGCCGGTAGTAATGGTGCTGCTGGTTATAAGAGGCCGAATTCTCCTCCGAAGCTCGAATCTTTCATTCGTTTCTCTGATAAGA GTCTCGAGGATGCAGGTATTCCGTTTGGACCCATGGAAG CTGACCGAACAGCAGTGGACTTGGAAAGGCAGTTGGATCATGATGGTGACCCTCTGGCTATTACTGCGGCTGAGGCAGTGGCAGCCAACGAGGTTCCTCCGTGGAATTGGAGGGAGGGCCCTGAGAATG GAGGGGAGACACACTCATCTTTTTGTGGAAGGATTATAACTGTCAAGTTGGGGGAATACAACACCAGAAGGATTGGTATTGATGGAACAGCTGATGCGATTAAGGAGGCAATCAAGTCTGCATTCAGAATAAGAACTAAGCGAGCATTTTGGTTGGAGGACGAGTATCAGGTTGTTCGGAGTCTTGATAGGGATATGCCTTTGGGCAATTATACTCTCCACCTTGATGAAG GAATAACCATTAAACTTTGCCTCTGCGATGAATCTGACCGTATAGTTCGCACTGAAGAAATAACATTCTACACTGAGGATGACTTTCGTGATTTCCTTTCACGTCGCGGCTTGATCGGTTTAAGAGATTTAAGAGAATTAGGTGGCTACAGACGCATTGATACTTTAGATGATCTTCAATCTGGTGCAATGTATCAGGGGGTGAGGCTTCTGGGGGACTAG